A genomic region of Thunnus albacares chromosome 4, fThuAlb1.1, whole genome shotgun sequence contains the following coding sequences:
- the opn1lw1 gene encoding red-sensitive opsin-1, whose translation MAEEWGKQAFAARRNYEDSTRGSAFVYTNSNHTKDPFEGPNYHIAPRWVYNVATLWMFIVVVLSVFTNGLVLVATAKFKKLRHPLNWILVNLAIADLGETVFASTISVCNQYFGYFILGHPMCIFEGYTVSVCGITALWSLTIISWERWVVVCKPFGNIKFDAKWATGGIVFSWVWSAIWCAPPIFGWSRYWPHGLKTSCGPDVFSGSEDPGVQSYMIVLMITCCLIPLAIIILCYLAVWLAIRAVALQQKESESTQKAEREVSRMVVVMILAYCLCWGPYTIFACFAAANPGYAFHPLAAAMPAYFAKSATIYNPIIYVFMNRQFRTCILQLFGKEADDGSEVSTSKTEVSSVAPA comes from the exons ATGGCAGAAGAGTGGGGAAAACAGGCATTTGCTGCAAGGCGAAACTATGAAGACTCAACAAGAGGATCTGCCTTTGTTTACACAAACAGCAATCATACCAAGG ATCCCTTTGAAGGTCCGAATTACCACATTGCTCCTCGATGGGTTTACAATGTCGCAACACTCTGGATGTTTATTGTGGTCGTTCTATCAGTCTTCACCAATGGTCTTGTCTTGGTGGCTACAgcaaagttcaaaaaactccgTCACCCTCTGAACTGGATCTTGGTCAATCTTGCTATTGCTGATCTTGGAGAGACTGTTTTTGCAAGTACCATCAGTGTATGCAACCAGTATTTTGGTTACTTCATTCTGGGACACCCTATGTGCATCTTTGAGGGCTACACTGTCTCAGTTTGTG GCATTACTGCTCTCTGGTCCCTGACTATCATCTCCTGGGAGAGATGGGTCGTTGTGTGCAAACCTTTTGGAAACATCAAGTTTGATGCCAAATGGGCTACAGGTGGAATTGTGTTCTCCTGGGTCTGGTCAGCTATATGGTGCGCTCCTCCCATCTTTGGATGGAGCAG GTACTGGCCTCATGGACTGAAGACTTCCTGTGGACCTGATGTATTCAGTGGAAGTGAAGACCCTGGTGTTCAGTCCTACATGATTGTTCTTATGattacatgttgtttaattCCCCTGGCTATCATCATTTTGTGCTACCTTGCAGTCTGGTTGGCTATCCGTGCT GTTGCCTTGCAGCAGAAGGAATCAGAGTCAACCCAGAAAGCGGAGAGAGAAGTATCCAGGATGGTTGTTGTGATGATCCTGGCATATTGTTTATGCTGGGGACCTTACACCATTTTTGCCTGCTTTGCCGCAGCCAACCCTGGATATGCCTTCCATCCTCTGGCTGCTGCCATGCCTGCATACTTTGCCAAGAGCGCCACCATCTACAACCCTATTATCTACGTCTTCATGAACCGTCAG TTCCGCACATGCATCCTGCAGCTCTTTGGCAAAGAAGCCGATGATGGCTCTGAAGTATCCACATCAAAGACAGAGGTGTCCTCTGTGGCCCCTGCATAA
- the gnl3l gene encoding guanine nucleotide-binding protein-like 3-like protein has translation MSKAKQKRAKRLGFLGKLKTKDGQKGDASRQAKNKEQSSVQHVKDHRRPEEIRRQRLQDLQEKQKISRERELMKRRNLLSFQNDILQRQKEFEQRETEMQSLEKHVNFENENSRKAYYREFKKVVEASDVILEVLDARDPLGCRCPQVEQAVIQSGTNKKIVLVLNKIDLVSKEIVEKWIKYLRNEFPTVAFKASTQQQSKNLKRSNVPVTQATTELLSSSACIGADCLMKLLGNYCRNLDIKTAITVGVVGFPNVGKSSLINSLKRVRACNVGATPGVTKCLQEVHLDKHIKLLDCPGIVMATSTTDAAMILRNCVKIEQLVDPLPPVEAILRRCNKAQIMEHYGVPDFHTALEFLALLARRQGKLRKGGLPDTDKAAKSVLMDWTGGRISYFTHPPETHTLPTHVSAEIVTEMGKAFDWDELEKGNQEVLAESSCSDVQMGFCMETTGMTQGGGEPLSYLEMEGESVEEPEFKDETESMEDDKDPEFGPMTVEIKSQKSKTDLPESDAASRAPDLKDILNVDPLQQGQALLAASKKRKKQQKRADKIATKLSDTLTSAMDFSFSDS, from the exons ATGTCTAAAGCTA AACAAAAACGAGCAAAACGTCTCGGCTTTCTAGGAAAACTGAAG ACCAAAGATGGACAAAAGGGAGATGCTTCAAGGCAGGCAAAGAATAAAGAGCAGTCATCTGTGCAGCATGTCAAGGACCACAGAAGACCAGAAGAAATCAGGAGGCAAAGG CTTCAGGACCTccaagaaaagcagaaaatctctAGAGAACGAgagctgatgaagaggaggaatttGCTAAGCTTTCAGAATGACATCCTACAGCGGCAGAAAGAATTTGAGCAGAGG GAGACAGAGATGCAGAGTTTGGAGAAACATGTCAACTTTGAAAATGAGAATTCAAGAAAAGCATATTACAGAGAATTTAAAAAG GTAGTGGAGGCATCAGATGTGATTTTAGAGGTTTTGGATGCACGTGACCCTCTTGGCTGCAGATGTCCTCAGGTGGAGCAGGCAGTCATTCAAAGTGGAACGAACAAGAAGATAGTGTTAGTGCTTAATAAAATTG ATTTGGTGTCAAAGGAAATCGTGGAAAAGTGGATCAAGTATCTTCGTAATGAGTTTCCTACTGTGGCTTTCAAAGCATCTACTCAGCAACAGTCCAAGAACTTG AAACGCAGTAATGTACCAGTGACACAAGCCACCACAGAGCTTCTTAGTAGCAGTGCTTGTATTGGTGCAGACTGCTTGATGAAGCTACTTGGCAACTACTGTCGCAACCTGGACATAAAGACGGCCATCACCGTAGGTGTTGTAG GTTTTCCTAACGTGGGAAAGAGCAGTTTGATCAACAGTCTGAAACGCGTACGAGCGTGTAATGTCGGAGCCACTCCTGGTGTCACCAA ATGCCTTCAAGAGGTGCATTTGgacaaacacattaaactaCTAGATTGCCCCGGCATTGTCATGGCAACTTCAACGACTGATGCAGCAATGATTCTTCGTAACTGTGTGAAAATCGAACAACTTGTAGATCCCCTTCCACCTGTTGAAGCCATCCTGCGACGCTGCAACAAGGCACAG ATCATGGAGCACTACGGAGTGCCAGACTTCCACACAGCTCTGGAGTTCTTGGCATTGCTTGCTCGACGTCAAGGCAAACTAAGGAAGGGAGGACTGCCCGACACTGACAAAGCAGCTAAGAGTGTATTAATGGACTGGACAGG GGGAAGGATCAGCTACTTCACGCACCCTCCAGAGACACACACTCTTCCTACACACGTCAGCGCTGAGATTGTTACGGAGATGGGAAAAGCTTTTGACTGGGACGAGCTTGAGAAAGGAAATCAGGAGGTTCTGGCAG AGTCATCTTGTTCTGATGTCCAAATGGGATTCTGCATGGAAACCACTGGAATGACACAAGGTGGTGGTGAACCACTCTCGTACCTGGAAATGGAAGGAGAGTCAGTGGAAGAGCCAGAATTTAAAGATGAAACTGAATCTATGGAGGATGACAAGGACCCAGAG TTTGGACCAATGACAGTGGAGATAAAATCTCAGAAGTCGAAGACTGATTTACCTGAAAGTGATGCTGCATCCAGGGCTCCAGATTTGAAGGATATCTTGAATGTAGATCCTCTACAGCAGGGCCAAGCACTCCTTGCTGCCagcaagaagaggaagaagcaacAGAAAAGAGCTG ACAAAATTGCCACCAAACTCTCAGACACCTTGACATCTGCAATGGACTTCTCATTTTCAGATagctga